TTTCTAGTTTCTCAATAGACTTTTTGATCTCAACTACCAGACGAAGCCTGCTTCTGCAGGCTTTGTTTGTTTAGATAAGGCAGAACTGGCAGCAGAACACGGTTAAAGTCACAATAAACCCCTACAACGATATCACTGTTTCTGCTATTTGAGTTCCCGCATGACGGGGGCGAAGGTGCAGGGTGATTTCGGTATCGAGGCGCTTGAGGAAAATAAGCAGCTTACCCTCACTGAACTATTGAAACTCTCCTCTCATCAAATACGATACTTCTGGCTGGGGAATCCCAAGAAGTTTGCTGATTTCCCGCTGTTTCAGGTTACGTTGTTTTAACAGGTTAAGTACCACAATCCCAATCTTGCCACGGGTAAAAAGTTCTTCTGCATCCTCTAAGCCAAGATCAGCAAAAACGTTACCACTACTTTCTTCAAAAACGCTTTCTTCTGTCATGGTTGTTCCTCCCGTGCGTCTGTTACCAAATTTACAATTCAACAAGCGTTAGTCAAATTATCAATAAAACTTTGCTAAATTCTCTCCAGGCTAGATAATAGTAAAGTGCTTATTGCTAAGTTATGCACAACTTCATCCAGCTATGGCAATCCTAATTGAGTTGTGTTTGCGTAAGCGTACGCTGTCTTCGCTCAATTTTCTTAGTTTTCTGCCTTGTGTGTCCTCTGCGGTTCCTTATAAAATAGAAACCAAATTATGCGCCATATCAAACTCGCTCCAAATTGGTTGCGGTTTCTCATTGTCGTGGTGTTAGTGGTGGGTGTGTTTTTTCGCTTCTTCAATATTGATGGCAAAGTTTACGGACACGATG
This portion of the Brasilonema sennae CENA114 genome encodes:
- a CDS encoding helix-turn-helix domain-containing protein: MTEESVFEESSGNVFADLGLEDAEELFTRGKIGIVVLNLLKQRNLKQREISKLLGIPQPEVSYLMRGEFQ